Proteins encoded within one genomic window of Cellulomonas flavigena DSM 20109:
- a CDS encoding Glu/Leu/Phe/Val family dehydrogenase, with protein MVADDSPAPAHLEPGAAPLATAQAQLARAVEILGYDSDLHEVLATPRRELRVAVPLRRDDGRVQVFTGYRVQHNISRGPGKGGLRYAPGVDLDEVRALAMWMTWKCAVVDVPYGGAKGGVTIDPHAHSSAELERVTRRYTSEIMPIIGPERDIMAPDIGTNEQTMAWVMDTYSVNRGFTIPAVTTGKPLAVGGSLGRPTATSQGVVHAAGAALREDGVELAEVTAAVQGFGKVGSHAARLLHESGTRVVAVSDEHGGVRRDGGLDLPALLEHVAATGSVTGFADADPVSNAELLALDVDVLVPAAVEGVLDGEAAQRVKARWVVEGANGPTTSEGDRVLAERGVVVVPDILANAGGVVVSYFEWVQANQAYWWTEGEIAERLERRMLASHAAVSALARAESVTLREAAMTIGVRRVAEAHLIRGLYP; from the coding sequence ATGGTCGCCGACGACTCCCCCGCCCCCGCCCACCTCGAGCCCGGCGCCGCTCCGCTGGCCACCGCTCAGGCCCAGCTCGCGCGCGCCGTCGAGATCCTCGGCTACGACAGCGATCTGCACGAGGTCCTCGCCACCCCGCGGCGGGAGCTGCGCGTCGCGGTGCCCCTGCGCCGTGACGACGGGCGCGTGCAGGTGTTCACCGGCTACCGCGTGCAGCACAACATCTCGCGCGGGCCCGGCAAGGGCGGTCTGCGCTACGCGCCCGGCGTCGACCTCGACGAGGTCCGCGCGCTCGCGATGTGGATGACCTGGAAGTGCGCGGTCGTCGACGTGCCGTACGGCGGGGCCAAGGGCGGCGTCACGATCGACCCGCACGCGCACTCGTCCGCCGAGCTCGAGCGGGTCACGCGGCGCTACACGAGCGAGATCATGCCGATCATCGGCCCGGAGCGCGACATCATGGCGCCCGACATCGGCACGAACGAGCAGACCATGGCCTGGGTCATGGACACCTACTCGGTCAACCGCGGCTTCACCATCCCCGCGGTGACCACGGGCAAGCCGTTGGCCGTCGGGGGCTCCCTCGGCCGCCCGACGGCGACCTCGCAGGGTGTGGTGCACGCCGCGGGCGCCGCGCTGCGCGAGGACGGGGTCGAGCTCGCCGAGGTCACCGCCGCGGTGCAGGGGTTCGGCAAGGTCGGCTCGCACGCCGCGCGGCTGCTGCACGAGTCCGGCACGCGGGTCGTGGCGGTCAGCGACGAGCACGGGGGCGTGCGCCGCGACGGCGGACTCGACCTGCCGGCGCTCCTCGAGCACGTCGCCGCCACGGGCTCGGTCACGGGCTTCGCCGACGCGGACCCGGTGAGCAACGCCGAGCTGCTCGCGCTCGACGTCGACGTGCTGGTGCCGGCCGCGGTCGAGGGCGTGCTCGACGGTGAGGCGGCACAGCGCGTCAAGGCGCGCTGGGTCGTCGAAGGCGCGAACGGGCCGACGACGAGCGAGGGCGACCGCGTCCTCGCCGAGCGCGGCGTCGTGGTCGTGCCGGACATCCTCGCCAACGCCGGCGGCGTCGTCGTCAGCTACTTCGAGTGGGTGCAGGCGAACCAGGCCTACTGGTGGACCGAGGGTGAGATCGCCGAGCGACTCGAGCGGCGGATGCTCGCGAGCCACGCGGCGGTGTCCGCGCTCGCGCGCGCGGAGTCGGTCACGCTGCGCGAGGCGGCGATGACCATCGGCGTGCGGCGGGTCGCGGAGGCGCACCTCATCCGAGGGCTCTACCCCTGA
- a CDS encoding ferrochelatase — protein sequence MIGCVPTPPVTAPSTDPSADATGLAPYDAVLLFSFGGPDGPDDVLPFLRNVTAGKNIPDERLAEVAEHYHHFGGRSPINAQNLALRQALEDELRRRGLDVPVVWGNRNWAPYTRDALAEARARGAHRLVALVTSAYSSYSGCRQYRENLWTALDEEGADGAPLVVDKVRSYFNHPGFVQANVDAVVEAFGALPAGTAWPRLVFVTHSIPDTMQDASQVAGASYQDQHLDVARTVAAAASERLGHAVEWDLAYCSRSGPPSQPWLEPDVNDHLEALAAAGTTSVVLSPIGFVSDHMEVAFDLDTEALETARGLGMTAVRADSVGVREPFVRGLVDLLLERAAIARADDAGAPRPPEQTVGDLPAFRSVCVPGCCRMRDGVDSGRPAACSTDPWS from the coding sequence ATGATCGGATGCGTGCCTACGCCTCCTGTGACCGCACCGTCCACCGACCCGTCGGCCGACGCGACCGGGCTCGCGCCGTACGACGCCGTGCTGCTCTTCTCCTTCGGCGGGCCCGACGGCCCCGACGACGTCCTGCCGTTCCTGCGCAACGTCACCGCCGGCAAGAACATCCCCGACGAGCGGCTCGCGGAGGTCGCCGAGCACTACCACCACTTCGGCGGGCGCAGCCCCATCAACGCGCAGAACCTCGCGCTGCGGCAGGCCCTCGAGGACGAGCTGCGGCGCCGCGGGCTCGACGTCCCGGTCGTGTGGGGCAACCGCAACTGGGCGCCGTACACGCGTGACGCGCTCGCCGAGGCGCGCGCGCGGGGGGCGCACCGTCTGGTGGCCCTCGTGACGTCGGCCTACTCCTCGTACTCCGGGTGCCGGCAGTACCGCGAGAACCTCTGGACGGCCCTCGATGAGGAGGGCGCGGACGGTGCGCCGCTCGTCGTCGACAAGGTGCGCTCGTACTTCAACCACCCCGGCTTCGTGCAGGCCAACGTCGACGCCGTCGTCGAGGCGTTCGGCGCGCTGCCCGCGGGCACGGCGTGGCCGCGCCTCGTGTTCGTCACGCACTCGATCCCCGACACGATGCAGGACGCGTCCCAGGTCGCCGGCGCGTCGTACCAGGACCAGCACCTCGACGTCGCGCGCACGGTGGCCGCGGCCGCGTCCGAGCGGCTCGGTCACGCGGTCGAGTGGGATCTCGCCTACTGCTCGAGGTCGGGTCCGCCGAGCCAGCCGTGGCTCGAGCCCGACGTGAACGACCACCTCGAGGCGCTCGCGGCCGCGGGTACGACGTCCGTGGTGCTGTCGCCGATCGGGTTCGTCTCGGACCACATGGAGGTCGCGTTCGACCTCGACACCGAGGCGCTGGAGACCGCGCGCGGACTGGGCATGACCGCCGTGCGCGCCGACTCGGTGGGAGTGCGCGAGCCGTTCGTCCGCGGTCTCGTCGACCTGCTCCTCGAGCGGGCGGCGATCGCGCGTGCGGACGACGCCGGCGCGCCGCGGCCCCCCGAGCAGACCGTCGGCGACCTGCCGGCGTTCCGGTCGGTCTGCGTCCCGGGGTGCTGCCGCATGCGCGACGGCGTCGACTCCGGCCGCCCCGCAGCCTGCTCGACCGACCCCTGGTCCTGA
- a CDS encoding META domain-containing protein, whose product MRDDEQPTSSTDVPAGGDAGGAVPDAPWLHGTWRVTGVDGTPPADGLHGAPWLTFEGDGVVFGHAGVNRVRGTWRLEGGDLTFGPVVATLMAGPTQATATERAVLGVLQDGGSVTPDGDAFTLRTRAGRALTLVRAAA is encoded by the coding sequence ATGCGCGACGACGAGCAGCCGACCTCGAGCACCGACGTCCCCGCGGGCGGTGACGCCGGCGGTGCCGTCCCCGACGCGCCGTGGCTCCACGGGACCTGGCGCGTCACCGGCGTCGACGGCACGCCGCCTGCCGACGGCCTGCACGGAGCGCCGTGGCTCACGTTCGAGGGCGACGGCGTCGTGTTCGGTCACGCCGGCGTCAACCGGGTGCGCGGCACGTGGCGGCTGGAGGGCGGGGACCTGACGTTCGGACCCGTCGTCGCGACGCTCATGGCCGGGCCGACGCAGGCCACCGCGACCGAGCGGGCGGTGCTGGGTGTCCTGCAGGACGGTGGCTCCGTGACGCCGGACGGCGACGCGTTCACGCTGCGGACGCGAGCCGGGCGCGCGCTCACCCTCGTGCGCGCCGCCGCGTGA
- the hemQ gene encoding hydrogen peroxide-dependent heme synthase, with the protein MSTHPTTPAPDTEALNATVRYTMWSVFAVDGPVPADADARAEVAADALRAVAADDDLVVRGWYDVAGLRADADLMVWWHAESVEQVQGAYHRLRASALGEVLTPVWSVVGLHRPAEFNRAHVPAFLAGEPAGDYLCVYPFVRSYDWYVLPDEDRRRMLHEHGAAARDYVDVRANTVASFALGDYEWVLAFEATELHRIVDLMRDLRATQARLHVREEVPFYTGPRVDLTTWVDRLPRA; encoded by the coding sequence GTGAGCACCCACCCCACCACGCCCGCACCTGACACCGAGGCGCTCAACGCCACCGTCCGCTACACGATGTGGTCGGTGTTCGCCGTCGACGGGCCCGTGCCGGCCGACGCGGACGCCCGCGCCGAGGTGGCCGCCGACGCACTGCGCGCGGTGGCGGCCGACGACGACCTCGTCGTGCGCGGCTGGTACGACGTCGCGGGTCTGCGCGCCGACGCCGATCTCATGGTGTGGTGGCACGCCGAGTCCGTCGAGCAGGTCCAGGGTGCCTACCACCGCCTGCGGGCCAGCGCGCTGGGCGAGGTCCTCACGCCCGTCTGGTCGGTGGTCGGGCTGCACCGGCCCGCGGAGTTCAACCGCGCGCACGTGCCCGCGTTCCTGGCGGGCGAGCCCGCGGGCGACTACCTGTGCGTCTACCCCTTCGTGCGCTCGTACGACTGGTACGTGCTCCCCGACGAGGACCGCCGGCGCATGCTGCACGAGCACGGCGCGGCTGCGCGCGACTACGTCGACGTGCGCGCCAACACCGTCGCGTCCTTCGCGCTCGGGGACTACGAGTGGGTGCTGGCGTTCGAGGCGACCGAGCTGCACCGCATCGTCGACCTCATGCGTGACCTGCGTGCGACGCAGGCGCGCCTGCACGTGCGCGAGGAGGTGCCGTTCTACACCGGCCCGCGCGTCGACCTGACGACGTGGGTGGACCGCCTCCCGCGCGCCTGA